A DNA window from Deltaproteobacteria bacterium contains the following coding sequences:
- the queC gene encoding 7-cyano-7-deazaguanine synthase QueC: MSDKKKAIVLSSGGLDSTTAMAIAKHEGYEVYNLSFRYGQRHAAELQAAERVSDKLGSKQRLVVDVDLGKLGGSALTDDIDVPKARSEKEMSKKIPVTYVPARNTIFLSYALAWAEVLGASDIFIGVNAIDYSGYPDCRPEYIEAFERMANLATKAGVEGRTKIRIRAPLIRMTKAQIIQKGTELGIDYGMTHSCYDPSPDGKACGQCDSCLLRMKGFQEAGVSDPTIYIEHIEQQLNSERKCDR; the protein is encoded by the coding sequence ATGAGTGATAAGAAGAAAGCCATAGTCCTTTCTAGCGGAGGGCTTGACTCAACCACCGCAATGGCCATCGCAAAGCACGAGGGTTACGAGGTCTATAATCTGAGTTTTCGTTATGGACAACGTCATGCAGCAGAGTTGCAGGCTGCCGAGAGAGTCTCAGATAAACTAGGATCGAAACAACGCTTGGTCGTTGATGTTGATCTGGGTAAACTTGGTGGTTCAGCCCTGACAGATGACATTGACGTGCCAAAAGCCAGAAGTGAAAAGGAGATGTCGAAGAAAATTCCGGTAACTTATGTTCCTGCGCGAAATACCATATTTTTATCATATGCCTTGGCATGGGCGGAGGTGCTTGGGGCATCGGATATTTTCATAGGAGTAAACGCTATCGATTACAGTGGATATCCGGATTGCCGCCCTGAGTACATTGAAGCCTTTGAGCGTATGGCCAACCTGGCGACCAAGGCAGGTGTGGAAGGAAGAACCAAGATAAGGATTAGAGCGCCTCTCATCCGTATGACCAAGGCCCAGATTATTCAGAAAGGCACGGAACTCGGTATTGATTATGGCATGACCCACAGTTGCTACGACCCATCACCAGATGGAAAAGCCTGTGGTCAGTGTGACAGCTGCCTTCTTAGAATGAAAGGGTTTCAAGAAGCTGGAGTTTCTGATCCGACAATTTATATTGAACATATTGAACAGCAATTGAACAGTGAACGGAAGTGTGATCGATGA
- a CDS encoding radical SAM protein, whose product MTLKVNEIFHSIQGESTYAGRRCVFVRLTGCNLRCSYCDTQYAYDEGEELDIDDILDRITSYQCSLVEITGGEPLIQPETPVLVNRLLADGYRVLMETNGSQDISRVDARCVKIVDIKCPSSGESGQNDLENLNRLTDHDEVKFVITDRKDYEFAKKILESRPSGFCRDHPVHLSPVFGKIEPKTVAEWILKDRLDVRLHLQIHKFIWPTHQRGV is encoded by the coding sequence GTGACTCTGAAGGTTAACGAGATTTTCCATAGCATTCAGGGTGAATCCACCTATGCTGGCCGTCGTTGTGTTTTTGTGAGGCTGACCGGATGTAATCTTAGATGCTCCTACTGTGACACGCAGTATGCCTACGATGAGGGCGAAGAACTGGATATCGACGACATTTTAGACCGAATCACATCTTACCAATGTTCCCTAGTTGAAATCACAGGTGGCGAACCTTTAATTCAGCCAGAGACACCAGTTCTGGTCAATCGTCTGCTAGCCGACGGATACCGTGTCTTGATGGAAACAAATGGTAGTCAAGACATCAGCAGGGTCGATGCCCGTTGCGTGAAAATTGTAGACATCAAGTGTCCTTCAAGTGGGGAATCCGGGCAGAATGACCTGGAAAATCTGAACAGGTTGACCGACCATGATGAGGTCAAATTTGTCATCACAGATCGTAAGGACTATGAATTTGCGAAGAAGATCCTGGAAAGTCGGCCTTCCGGCTTTTGCAGAGACCATCCGGTTCACCTTTCCCCTGTTTTTGGCAAGATTGAGCCAAAGACAGTGGCAGAGTGGATCTTGAAAGATCGGTTGGACGTGAGGCTGCACCTTCAAATCCACAAGTTCATCTGGCCCACCCATCAGAGGGGGGTCTGA
- the queD gene encoding 6-carboxytetrahydropterin synthase QueD — translation MPGVFEVYVKTHFSAAHSLKGYQGDCSRVHGHNWIIEVYVKCSELDGIGIGIDFREIKRGVTDVLESLDHFNLNDLPAFKEVNPTSENIAKFLYHELGGKLNTDSVKVSKVKVCETPGAGAFYWEE, via the coding sequence ATGCCCGGAGTCTTCGAAGTCTATGTAAAAACCCATTTTTCTGCCGCCCACTCTCTGAAAGGTTACCAGGGCGATTGTTCTCGGGTACATGGGCACAACTGGATCATCGAAGTTTATGTGAAGTGCAGTGAGTTAGATGGGATCGGAATCGGCATCGATTTCAGGGAGATAAAGCGGGGAGTCACGGATGTCCTCGAAAGTCTTGACCATTTCAATCTTAACGATTTGCCGGCATTTAAAGAAGTGAATCCCACATCCGAGAATATTGCAAAGTTCCTGTATCATGAGTTGGGGGGGAAGTTGAATACTGACTCCGTGAAAGTGTCTAAGGTCAAAGTGTGTGAAACCCCTGGGGCCGGCGCTTTCTATTGGGAGGAGTAG